The sequence GAAGCGGCAAAGGAAGCGCGAGAGACCGTCGAGGAGATGATCGAGCGTGCGACGCCGCAGCGCATTCAGGTGAGCCGGCAGTACCTCGTCGAGAACCCCGAGCTCGCGGGCCCGCGCGGCTTCGCGCTCGCGCAGGGCACGCTCGACGGCAGCTACGCGAACGGCGAGCTGCACGCCGACGGCATCACGCTGATCGGCGGGCGCTGGATCGAGCTCGCGTACGTCGGCACGGAAGGAAAAGACGGCGCGGCCGAGATTCGCCGCACCGAAGTGAGCAGCGAGCACCTCGCTCGCATCGTCGCGCTACTCGAAGAGAGCGCGATTCACCGCGCGCGCGTCGACCGCGACGCCACTTTCGACGCGCACGCCAAGCGCGAGAGCTTCTTCGAGCGCGCGCGTCTCGGCCTCGCAAACGATCCCGCGCAGAGCGGCGACGGCGAGTACGCCTTCCGCGGCATGCGCGAGCTGTACGGCATCGTGCGCGGGCGCGAATCGATCCTGCCCGTCGAGCTCGTGGTGCAGAGCGGGCTCGAAGACTTCGGCTTCGGCGCGTTCCCGCGCATTCGCATGCCGAAGGAGACGCCGGATCAGATTTTGTATCGGTGAGGAGCACCATGCCGAGCTACGCGACTCAGCCGCTGACTCCCGCGACGTGGCCCGACTTCGCGCGCCTCGTCGAGAAGCACAAAGGCGTCTGGGGCGGCTGCTGGTGCATGGCGTTTCACGCGGAGGGCATTCGCTCGGGGAAGAATCGCTCGTTGAAGGAGAAGCGCGTGCGCGAAGGCCGCGCGCATGCGGCGCTCGTCTACGCCGGCGACGACTGCGTCGGCTGGTGTCAGTTCGGGCCGACGGAGGAGCTGCCGAACATCAAGCACAAGCGCGCCTATGCGGATGGCCTCACGCAACTGCCCGACTGGCGCATCACATGCTTCTTCGTCGACCGCGAGCGTCGTCGCGCGGGTGTCGCCGCCGCGGCACTCCGCGGCGCGCTGCAAGAGATCGCTCGCCTCGGCGGCGGCAAAGTCGAGAGCTACCCCGAAGACATCAGCGGCCGCTCGATCTGGTCGTTCCTCCACAACGGCTCCGTCGCAATGTTCGAGAAGCAGGGCTTTCACCGCGATCGACGAATCGGGAAGAACAACTGGGTCGTGCAGAAGACCGTGAGAAAGAAGGCAGCGAGCACTCGGTAACGGACGCGCTGATTGCTTCGCTCACGGCTTTCGTCGCCGCTCGCGCCGTGGAACCCTCGGCGCTCTCTCACCTCGATCGGAGCCCTCCCGTGCAGCTCGCAGGACGCGTCGCGGCCATCACCGGCGGAACGCGCGGCATCGGCCGCGGCATCGCAGAAGCTTTCTTGCGCGAGGGCGCGCGCGTCGTCGTGAACGGGCGCTCGCCCGAGAAGGGCGCGGCGACGCTCGCCGAGATCGGCGCGGGCGAGCGCGCGCACTTCGTCGCGGGCGACGTGCGCGTGCAGCGCGACGTCGAGCGCGTCGTCGACGAAACGATCGCGCGCTTCGGGCGCATCGACGTTCTCGTGAACAACGCGGGCGGCTCTTCCGGCTACGCGCCGGTCGCGGACCTCAGTGACGAAGCGTGGCTCGACGCGCAGAACTGGATCCTCAACTCCGCGTTCTGGGCCACGCGGCGCGCGCTGCGCGACATGATCCCGCGGCGTTGGGGGCGCGTGATCAACATCTCTTCCGTCGAGGGCAAGCAGGCGAACAAGCCCGCGGTCTCGCACTACATCACGAACAAGCACGCGCTGAACGGCTTCACCAAGGCGGTCGCGTTCGAGTACGGGCCGATCGGCATCACCTGCAACGCGATCCTTCCCGGCGCGGTCGAGACGGACTTGATGAAGGAAGCGGGCCCAGCGGCTGCGAAGGTCGCAGGCATCACGTACGAGAAGTTCCTCGACAACTACGCGCAGGACGCCGCGATCAAGCGCCTCAACACGGTGGAAGAGATGGCCGCCGTCGCGCTGCTGCTCACGTCCGAGGCGGGCGGCGGCATCACCGGCGCGCTGCTCGACGTGCACGGCGGGAGCATTCTCTAGTCGCGCGGGCTACTCGAACTCCCGTAACAACTCCGCGCAGCGCAGATCTTCGAACGCGGCGAAGTAACGCTCGACCCACGCGTCGATCCACTCCTGGCCGCGGCGGTTGTTCGGGTCGAGGCTGCCGGCCGTCACCACGACGTAGCACCACATGAAGAGCACGGCGCGGCGGTAGTCGTCGAAGGCGTCCGCGAGGTCGCTCGCGGGCACACCGACCTTCGCAAGCTCGGCGCACCAGCGCGCGATCCAGGCGCGCTCGTGCGCGCGGCGGCCCTCGATGGGCACGCTGCCGGTCAGCAAGTACGCGATGTCGTGAATGCCGCGCCCGCGCAGGCTGCCGCCCCAGTCCACCACCGCCACGGGCGCGTGCTCGGGCTGGCTTCCGAAGAAGAGATTGTCGAGGCGGAAGTCGCCCTGGATCCAGGTGCGCGGCGCTGAGTCCATGAGGGCCTGCATGCGCGGAAGCGCAGCGCAGTAGCGGCCATGATCGAGCGCGCGAATCGACGGCGGCGCGCCGGTCCCGAAGAGCTGCATGAAGTTCCCGTACATCGCCTCGGCGCCCGCGGAGAGCCCTCGCGACATCAGCGAGTTCGCGCTGTTGGGCACGAAGTCGAAGTCGCCGCCGTCGACCTTGCCCCAGAACGCGCCGTGCAGCTGCGCCAACGAGTCGATGCACGCGAGCGTTTCGTCGCTGGTGCAGCCGCGCACCTGATCGCCTTGTGTCCAGTCGCCCAGGTCCTCGAGCACGAGCACGAAGCGCTCGCGGCCGTCGAGGTCCGCGTGGAAGACGCGCGGCGTGCGCATCGTCGAGCGCTGCGCGGCCAGCTTGTAGAAGAGCGTCTCGCGCTCGTAGTTGTTGAAGGTGATCGCGACGGCGCGGTTCTGCTCGTTCGCGGCGGGCAGCTTCAGCACGACCGAGGCCGGGCCGCTTCCGCGCGCGTACTCGATGCGCGCGCGCGCGAGGCTCGAGAGCATCCCCTTGCCCACCGCGATGCGCGTGATGTGCGCGCTGCGCAGCGCGACGTCGAGGCCCGCGCCACGCATGGCGGCCTCGAGCCACGCGGCGTCGACGTCGTCGGGGGTTGCGGGAATCGGGAGGCGCGCGCTCTCGTGAGGAGCCATCGGCGCACGATAAGCGGAGATCCCGCGCGCGGTGGGTGTGCGCGTGTGAGAATCGCGTCGACTGCGTTCGGAGGTGTTTACGATGCCGCGCGTCTCCACGTGCCTCTGGTTCGAACGCGACGCCGAGATCGCGGTGCAGCTCTACACGTCGCTGATCGCGAACTCGCGCATCACCGCCACGAGCCATTACGGCGAAGGCGCGCAGATGCCCGCGGGCTCGGTCATGACCGTCAATTCACGCTCGACGGCGTGCCGTATCAGGCGCTGAACGGGGGTCCTTTCTTCAAGCTCAGCGAGGCGTGCTCGATCTCCGTCGCCTGCGAAACACAAGCCGAGATCGATCGGCTGTGGAACGCGCTCACCGCGAACGGCGGCGCCGAGAGTCAGTGCGGCTGGCTGCGCGATCGTTTCGGCCTCTCGTGGCAGATCGTGCCCAGGCAGATGAGCGCGTGGATGACGGGCCCGAATGCGGCGCGCGTCGTCGCCGCGTTCATGCCGATGAAAAAGCTCGACCTCGCGACGCTCGAGCGCGCAGCGCGCGGTGAGCCGTAGTGGCCGTACCCAGCATCGACGCCGCGCGCGTGCGCGCTTACTTCGCGGCGCTGCCACCGCTCGCGCGCCGCCGCGCGAAGTCGCTGCGCAGTCTCGTGCGCGCTGCGGCGCCGGACGCGATCGAGGTGTTCAGCTATGGCATTCCGGGCTTGCGCTGGAGCGACCGCGCGCTGCTCTGGTACGCCGGCTGGGCGGAGCACGCGGCGCTCTACCCGATCACGCACGGCGTGCGGCGCGCGCTCGGCCCCGCGCTCGCGAAGCACGCGCTCTCGAAGGGCACGGTTCGCTTCGCGCACGATCGCCCGCTGCCGAGCGCGCTGGTACGCAGGATCGTGCACGCGCGCATCGCTGAAATCCGCAGCGCACGGAGCGCGCGGCGCGTGAGAAAATCCAAAACTCGAGGAGGCTCCCGATGACCCCCGCCAACGGCCCGATTCTCCTGACGATCGCGACGCGCAAAGGCCTGTGGTTCTACCGCGCGAACGCCGCGCGCTCGAACTGGCAGCTCGAAGGCCCGCACTTCCTCGGCCACGAGATCCATCACGCCGTGCTCGATCCGCGCGACAAGCGCACGCTGCTCGTTGCTGCGAAAACCGGGCACCTCGGGCCGACCGTGTTTCGCTCGCAGGATTTCGGCGCGACCTGGAAGGAGGCCGCGCAGCCGCCTGCGTTTCGGAAAGCAGCAGAGGGGGAGCGCGCGCTCGCGGTGAATCACGTGTTCTGGCTCTCGCCGGGGCACGCGACCGAGCCCGGCACGTGGTTCGCGGGCACATCGCCCGAGGGTCTCTTCCGCACGCGCGATGGCGGCGTCTCGTGGGAGCCGATGCCTGGCTACAACGATCACCCCGTCTACTCGAAGGGCGTCGCCGGAGTCGGCGGCACACCCGACGGGCCGGTGCTGCACTCGATCCTCGTCGACCCGCGAGACCCTAATCACATGTATCTCTCCGTTTCGGGAGAGCTCGGCGGCACGTTCGAGAGCCTCGACGCCGGCGCGACCTGGAGGCCAGTGAACAAGGGCGTGAGAGTCGACTTCCAACCGGACCCGTATCCCGAGGTCGGCCAAGACCCGCACTGCGTCCGCCTGCATCCACTCAGGCCCGACGTGCTCTACCAGCAGAACCACGTCGGCATCTACCGGCTCTATCGCCCCGACGAAAAGTGGGAGCGCATCGGCGACAACATGCCGCGCGACGTCGGCGACATCGGCTTCCCGATGGTGCTGCACCCGCGCGACCCGGCGACTTGTTGGGTCTTCCCGATGGACGGCAGCGACGTGTGGCCGCGCGTGAGCCCGGGCGGGAAGCCCGCCGTCTACAAGACGAGCGACTCGGGCAAGAGCTGGACGCGCTGCGACACCGGACTGCCGCGCGAACAGGCGTGGATGACGGTGCGCCGCCAAGCCATGACCGGCGACGCGCACGATCCGGTGGGCCTCTACTTCGCGACCACGCACGGTGAGCTGTGGGCGAGCTTCGACGAAGCCGCGAGCTGGCAGTGCCTGCGCCGCAAACTCCCGCAGATCCACGCCGTGGAGGCGTTCGAGCTGTGAGAGTCGCGATCCCGTCGCCGCTGCGCAGCTACACCGCGCAGAAGAGCGAAGTCGAAGCCAGCGGCGCGAGCCTCGCCGAGCTGCTCGCGGACCTCGATCGCCAGTACCCCGGCATCCGCTTCCGCATGATCGACGAGCAGGACCGACTCAGACCGCACATGCGGCTGTTCGTGAACAAGGTGGAGACGCGCGCGCTGGCGACGGCCCTAACAAGCGGGGACGAGGTGCACATCTTTCAGGCGCTGTCGGGGGGATGAGCGCGGAGGGGACCGAGCAGGGAAGGATGGGCGCCATGCCTCGCTACCTGATCTCATTCGACGACGGCTCGATGGACCACATCCCCGCTGCCGATTGGCCGTCGGTGGGCGAGGCATCTCATCGCGTCGTCCGCGAGGCGAAGGCTGCCGGCATCTGGATCTTCGGCGGCGGCATTCAGCGCCAGCGATCGAGCATCGTCGCGACGGACGGCGCAATCTCGGCGGGGCCCGTGCCGGAGAAGAAGGCCGTGATCGGTTGGTTCTCGATCATCGAGGTCGCCTCCCGCGAAGAGGCGCTCGCTTGGGCCGCTCGGATCGCCGCCTCGTGTCGCTGCGCGCAGGAAGTTCGCGAGATCATGTACGACCCGGAGTCGTGACATCGCGCGGAACGCGAGGCCCCCCGGCAATCCGGTCGATCGTGCGCGGAGGTGCCCCCGAGATGAAGAAGACGCAGCTCCTCCGCTACCCGAGCGCCGCGAAGCGCTCGCCCGCCGTCGACGCCTGGATGCGCGCACACCGCGGCGAGCTCGGCGCGATCGCGCAGCGCTGGTTCGAGCTGATGCGCGGCTGCGGCGACGACGTGCGCGAGCTGATTCACGACGGCGCGCCGACCGCGTGCGTCGATGACGCGGGCTTCGCCTACGTGAACGCGTTCACGGCGCACGTGAACGTGGGCTTCTTTCGCGGCGCATCGCTCGCCGATCCCGCGCGGCTGCTCGAAGGCACGGGCAAGTTCATGCGCCACGTGAAGCTGAGGCCCGGGCGTGATGTGGACGAAGAGGCGCTACGCCGGTTGATCGAGGATGCCTACGCGGACATGCGGCGCCGCGTCGAGGGCGAGCGTGAGGCGTGCCGAGAAACTCGCGTGCCCAGCGCGGGCTCCCGGT comes from Deltaproteobacteria bacterium and encodes:
- a CDS encoding GNAT family N-acetyltransferase; protein product: MPSYATQPLTPATWPDFARLVEKHKGVWGGCWCMAFHAEGIRSGKNRSLKEKRVREGRAHAALVYAGDDCVGWCQFGPTEELPNIKHKRAYADGLTQLPDWRITCFFVDRERRRAGVAAAALRGALQEIARLGGGKVESYPEDISGRSIWSFLHNGSVAMFEKQGFHRDRRIGKNNWVVQKTVRKKAASTR
- a CDS encoding SDR family NAD(P)-dependent oxidoreductase is translated as MQLAGRVAAITGGTRGIGRGIAEAFLREGARVVVNGRSPEKGAATLAEIGAGERAHFVAGDVRVQRDVERVVDETIARFGRIDVLVNNAGGSSGYAPVADLSDEAWLDAQNWILNSAFWATRRALRDMIPRRWGRVINISSVEGKQANKPAVSHYITNKHALNGFTKAVAFEYGPIGITCNAILPGAVETDLMKEAGPAAAKVAGITYEKFLDNYAQDAAIKRLNTVEEMAAVALLLTSEAGGGITGALLDVHGGSIL
- a CDS encoding phosphotransferase, whose protein sequence is MAPHESARLPIPATPDDVDAAWLEAAMRGAGLDVALRSAHITRIAVGKGMLSSLARARIEYARGSGPASVVLKLPAANEQNRAVAITFNNYERETLFYKLAAQRSTMRTPRVFHADLDGRERFVLVLEDLGDWTQGDQVRGCTSDETLACIDSLAQLHGAFWGKVDGGDFDFVPNSANSLMSRGLSAGAEAMYGNFMQLFGTGAPPSIRALDHGRYCAALPRMQALMDSAPRTWIQGDFRLDNLFFGSQPEHAPVAVVDWGGSLRGRGIHDIAYLLTGSVPIEGRRAHERAWIARWCAELAKVGVPASDLADAFDDYRRAVLFMWCYVVVTAGSLDPNNRRGQEWIDAWVERYFAAFEDLRCAELLREFE
- a CDS encoding DUF1801 domain-containing protein; amino-acid sequence: MAVPSIDAARVRAYFAALPPLARRRAKSLRSLVRAAAPDAIEVFSYGIPGLRWSDRALLWYAGWAEHAALYPITHGVRRALGPALAKHALSKGTVRFAHDRPLPSALVRRIVHARIAEIRSARSARRVRKSKTRGGSR
- a CDS encoding glycosyl hydrolase — encoded protein: MTPANGPILLTIATRKGLWFYRANAARSNWQLEGPHFLGHEIHHAVLDPRDKRTLLVAAKTGHLGPTVFRSQDFGATWKEAAQPPAFRKAAEGERALAVNHVFWLSPGHATEPGTWFAGTSPEGLFRTRDGGVSWEPMPGYNDHPVYSKGVAGVGGTPDGPVLHSILVDPRDPNHMYLSVSGELGGTFESLDAGATWRPVNKGVRVDFQPDPYPEVGQDPHCVRLHPLRPDVLYQQNHVGIYRLYRPDEKWERIGDNMPRDVGDIGFPMVLHPRDPATCWVFPMDGSDVWPRVSPGGKPAVYKTSDSGKSWTRCDTGLPREQAWMTVRRQAMTGDAHDPVGLYFATTHGELWASFDEAASWQCLRRKLPQIHAVEAFEL
- a CDS encoding MoaD/ThiS family protein, with translation MRVAIPSPLRSYTAQKSEVEASGASLAELLADLDRQYPGIRFRMIDEQDRLRPHMRLFVNKVETRALATALTSGDEVHIFQALSGG